GCGGATCCCGCGCCCACGGCGCCCGCCTCCGCCGCGCCGGCGCCCACGCGGATCACCCCGGCCGCTCCGGGTGCGGACTCGATCCCTCACGTGGCCGATTCCACCCTCGTCCGCAATCTGACGAGGGGTGGCTACATTATCTTCTTTCGTCACGCGATGACGAACTGGAACGAGCGGGACGGCACAGAAGGAGATTTCTCCGACCGGGCCAAGCAGCGCAATCTGAGCGAGGCAGGAAGGACACAGGCGGCGCATCTCGGGAAAGCGATCGCGGCGCTCAAGATCCCGATCGAGAGGGTGCTCGCGAGCCCGATGTGGCGCTGCCGTGACACCGCGCAGCTCGCGTTCGGCGCTTACGACACCACCATCATGCTCTTTTGGAAGGGTCCGACGTTCCGCGAGGCGCGCATCAAGATGCTGGGAACGCCACCTCCCGCGGGGAAGAACCTCGTTCTGGTGGGGCATCAGGACCAGCTCATCCCCATCGTCCCCGGCCTGAATCGCGATCAGCTGAAGGAGGGGGACGCGCTCGTGTTCCGGCCGCTCGGCGAGCAGAAATACCGGGTCGTGACCCAGATTACCCCGGCCGACTGGGCGCGGCTCGCGGCGATTCCGGCGGCGCCCGCGGCGAGCGGGAGCGCTCCGGCCGATTCGGCGCCTGCACCCGGGCAGGGGGGCGGCTCGATGCCGCCCGAGAGCCACCACCACTAGGAAAAGACGAGGGGCGGAACCTTGCGGTCCCGCCCCTCTGTCTATGAGCTCCCTTGGGCCGACATGGAGCCGGTCCGTGGCGAGGTGAGGCTACCTCGGCCTAGTACATGTCCTCGTAGCCGCCACCATGGGGCGCCGCCGAAGCCGGCTTCTTCCTCTCGGGAATCTCGACGACCAGAGCTTCCGTCGTGAGCAACAAGGAAGCCACCGATGCCGCGTTTTGCAGCGCGGAGCGCGTTACCTTGGTCGGATCCACGACGCCGGCCTCGAACAGATCCTCGAACTTCTCCGTCTCGACGTTGAAGCCGACTGTGTTCTTCTCCTTGCGGGCTTGCTCCACGACCACCGAGCCTTCCAGGCCCGCGTTGTTCACGATCTGACGCAAAGGCTCCTCGAGCGCGCGCTTCACGATGTTCGCCCCGATGAGCTCGTCACCTTCCAGCTTCAGCTTGTCGATGGCCGGGATGCAGCGGATCAGCGCCACGCCGCCCCCCGGGACGATTCCTTCCTCGACCGCCGCGCGCGTCGCGTGGAGCGCATCCTCGACCCGAGCCTTCTTCTCCTTCATCTCGGTCTCGGTCGCCGCACCCACGTTCACAACCGCCACGCCGCCCGCGAGCTTCGCCAGGCGCTCCTGGAGCTTCTCCTTGTCGTAGTCCGAGGTCGTGTCCTCGATCTGCTTCTTGATGAGGGTGATGCGACCCTGGATGTCCGTGGTCTTGCCCGCGCCTTCCACGATGGTCGTGTTGTCCTTGTCCACCGTGACCCGCTTGGCGCGCCCCAAGTCCTCGATCTTCACGTTCTCGAGCTT
This genomic interval from Candidatus Eisenbacteria bacterium contains the following:
- a CDS encoding chaperonin GroEL, whose product is TITVEEAKSMETTLDLVEGMQFDKGYISPYFVTDKENMEAILEDCYILIYEKKLSNMKDLLPLLEKVAQKAKPLLVIAEDVEGEALATLVVNKLRGTLQACAVKAPGFGDRRKAMLEDIAILTAGKLITEDLGIKLENVKIEDLGRAKRVTVDKDNTTIVEGAGKTTDIQGRITLIKKQIEDTTSDYDKEKLQERLAKLAGGVAVVNVGAATETEMKEKKARVEDALHATRAAVEEGIVPGGGVALIRCIPAIDKLKLEGDELIGANIVKRALEEPLRQIVNNAGLEGSVVVEQARKEKNTVGFNVETEKFEDLFEAGVVDPTKVTRSALQNAASVASLLLTTEALVVEIPERKKPASAAPHGGGYEDMY